A window of the Citrus sinensis cultivar Valencia sweet orange chromosome 9, DVS_A1.0, whole genome shotgun sequence genome harbors these coding sequences:
- the LOC102629630 gene encoding coumaroyl-CoA:anthocyanidin 3-O-glucoside-6''-O-coumaroyltransferase 1-like, with the protein MATAAESSYRVRVVDESHVGPPRGSVSPTTIPLTFLDMVWISIGPMQRIFFYEFPDISTPHFTQNIYPNLKHSLSLTLRHFFPFAANLTCPPPPNHPYISYKEGDSVLVSVAESDYDFDHLTANQARDNNAFHQSLVPKLPTPSLLSKETHAVPTMAVQFTVFPNSGFSIGIAFNHVAADGRSLNHFVKSWASMSVTHRLGDLPCHDKDLVEDPDGIASIYLNDWRNFLKNCSAPSSADSGNGVTPPAVVPQEKVRLTLVLGRAEIEKLKQLVVAATQTQSEPAAARISTYVVTCAFVWVLWMKIQESKEGTTGGHLDDDTLSHFIAPADCRGRLGLPFPPTYFGNCLAQISGSAKRSELMGSNGIVVAAKAIGRAICKLKKGPLTGAENSLSHFIEKLKTPSLLVTVAGSPKFRVYDTDFGWGKPKKSEVGHIGHGSFSLNECRDEEGGVEIGLVIGRQQLDFFNAIIEHARAEYSMIG; encoded by the coding sequence ATGGCGACGGCAGCTGAATCATCATACAGGGTGAGGGTTGTTGATGAAAGCCATGTTGGCCCCCCGCGGGGCTCAGTGTCCCCAACAACTATTCCTCTCACTTTTCTGGACATGGTATGGATTTCTATAGGTCCCATGCAGCGTATCTTCTTCTATGAATTCCCCGACATCAGCACTCCTCATTTCACGCAAAATATATACCCCAATCTCAAGCACTCACTTTCCCTCACTCTCCGGCATTTCTTCCCCTTTGCTGCCAATCTTACTTGTCCTCCGCCGCCGAATCACCCTTACATCTCGTACAAGGAAGGCGACTCCGTTCTGGTCTCCGTTGCTGAATCCGACTACGATTTTGACCATCTTACAGCTAACCAAGCCCGAGATAATAATGCGTTTCATCAGTCACTTGTTCCGAAACTGCCTACCCCAAGTTTGCTGTCCAAGGAAACGCACGCGGTGCCTACTATGGCCGTACAATTCACCGTCTTTCCAAATTCAGGCTTTTCAATCGGGATCGCCTTCAACCACGTGGCAGCCGATGGAAGAAGTTTGAATCATTTTGTGAAATCTTGGGCGTCCATGTCCGTTACCCATCGGTTAGGAGACTTGCCTTGCCACGACAAGGATTTGGTCGAGGACCCAGATGGAATCGCTTCCATCTACTTGAATGATTGGCGTAATTTTTTGAAGAATTGTTCGGCTCCTTCCTCTGCCGATAGTGGTAATGGTGTTACTCCTCCTGCAGTTGTTCCTCAAGAAAAGGTCCGTCTCACGTTGGTTCTCGGACGTGCGGAGATTGAGAAACTGAAACAATTGGTGGTCGCTGCCACTCAAACTCAGAGCGAGCCAGCAGCGGCACGCATATCTACATATGTGGTAACTTGCGCTTTCGTTTGGGTTCTTTGGATGAAGATACAAGAGAGCAAGGAAGGTACTACTGGTGGCCACTTGGACGATGACACGCTTTCCCACTTCATAGCACCAGCAGACTGCAGAGGACGACTTGGGCTTCCATTTCCACCAACATATTTTGGCAACTGCCTAGCACAAATATCTGGGTCAGCTAAGCGAAGTGAGCTAATGGGGAGTAATGGGATTGTTGTTGCAGCCAAAGCAATTGGAAGAGCTATTTGTAAACTGAAGAAAGGTCCGCTAACAGGGGCTGAAAATTCGTTGTCCCATTTTATAGAAAAACTTAAAACGCCGAGTCTGTTAGTTACGGTTGCTGGCTCGCCAAAATTTCGCGTGTATGATACAGATTTCGGGTGGGGCAAACCGAAGAAAAGTGAGGTGGGTCACATTGGGCATGGATCTTTCTCTCTTAACGAATGCAGAGATGAAGAAGGTGGGGTTGAAATTGGCTTAGTAATTGGTCGACAACAATTGGACTTCTTCAATGCCATTATTGAGCATGCAAGGGCTGAATATTCAATGATCGGTTAG